The following coding sequences are from one Gossypium hirsutum isolate 1008001.06 chromosome A12, Gossypium_hirsutum_v2.1, whole genome shotgun sequence window:
- the LOC107951234 gene encoding flavonoid 3'-monooxygenase, which yields MASFVLYSILSTVFLYFVFIISRKRRRLPLPPGPKPWPIIGNLPHMSPVPHQGLAAMAKVYGPLMHLRLGFVDVVVAASASMAAQFLKVHDSNFSSRPPNAGAKYVAYNYQDLVFAPYGPRWRLLRKISSVHLFSGKALDDFRHIREEEIRVLVRALASAKTKVNLGQLLNVCTVNALGQVMMGKRVFGDGSGGADPEADEFKSMVVELMQLAGVFNIGDFIPALEWLDLQGVQAKMKKLHNRFDRFLSGILEEHKTKARQSNGQVKHKDLLSTLISLENADGAEGGKLSDTEIKALLLNMFTAGTDTSSSTVEWAMAELIRHPNIMAQVRKELDSVVGRDRLVSDLDLPNLTYFQAVIKETFRLHPSTPLSLPRMASDSCDINGYHIPKDATLLVNVWAISRDPNEWNNPLEFRPERFLPGGERPNADVRGNDFEVIPFGAGRRICAGMSLGLHMVQLLTATLAHAFDWELADGLMPEKLDMEEAYGLTLQRAAPLMVHPRPRLSKHAY from the exons ATGGCCTCCTTTGTTCTATATTCTATTCTCTCCACCGTTTTCCTCTATTTCGTTTTCATTATCTCGAGGAAGCGCCGCCGTCTGCCTCTCCCTCCTGGTCCTAAACCATGGCCCATCATTGGCAACTTGCCACATATGAGTCCTGTGCCTCACCAAGGTTTAGCCGCCATGGCCAAAGTCTACGGCCCTCTCATGCACCTCAGGTTGGGGTTCGTGGATGTTGTGGTGGCAGCGTCCGCCTCCATGGCGGCTCAATTCTTGAAAGTCCATGACTCTAACTTCTCCAGCCGCCCACCGAATGCCGGCGCCAAGTATGTGGCTTACAACTATCAGGACCTTGTGTTTGCGCCGTACGGACCGAGGTGGCGGCTGCTACGTAAAATCAGCTCCGTTCATCTCTTCTCCGGCAAGGCTTTGGACGACTTTAGACACATTCGCGAG GAGGAGATAAGGGTGTTGGTACGAGCTTTGGCAAGCGCTAAAACAAAGGTGAATTTGGGGCAACTTTTGAACGTATGCACAGTGAATGCCCTGGGGCAAGTGATGATGGGGAAAAGGGTGTTCGGAGACGGCAGCGGCGGCGCCGATCCAGAAGCGGATGAGTTCAAGTCGATGGTGGTGGAACTGATGCAGTTAGCCGGGGTTTTCAACATCGGCGACTTCATTCCGGCGCTTGAATGGCTGGACCTGCAAGGGGTGCAAGCTAAAATGAAGAAACTCCATAACAGATTCGATAGGTTCTTGAGTGGCATTCTTGAAGAACACAAAACCAAAGCTCGACAAAGTAATGGGCAAGTGAAACACAAGGATTTATTAAGTACGTTGATTTCATTGGAGAATGCTGACGGTGCTGAAGGTGGAAAGCTCTCCGACACTGAGATCAAAGCATTACTTTTG AACATGTTCACAGCAGGAACTGATACATCTTCAAGCACAGTTGAATGGGCAATGGCTGAGCTAATACGGCATCCCAACATCATGGCTCAAGTTCGTAAAGAATTGGACTCAGTCGTTGGTCGAGACCGCCTAGTCTCCGACTTGGACTTGCCCAATCTAACCTACTTCCAAGCCGTCATCAAAGAAACCTTCCGCCTCCATCCATCCACCCCACTCTCCCTCCCTCGGATGGCCTCCGACAGCTGCGACATCAACGGCTACCACATTCCCAAGGACGCCACCCTCTTGGTCAACGTATGGGCCATTTCTCGAGACCCTAACGAGTGGAACAACCCGCTTGAGTTTCGGCCCGAGAGGTTCTTGCCCGGCGGCGAAAGGCCAAACGCTGATGTTAGGGGCAATGATTTTGAGGTCATACCGTTCGGCGCCGGGCGTAGAATCTGTGCAGGAATGAGCTTGGGATTGCACATGGTTCAACTGTTGACGGCGACGTTAGCGCATGCTTTCGATTGGGAATTGGCTGATGGATTAATGCCTGAGAAGCTGGACATGGAAGAAGCTTATGGGTTGACTTTACAACGTGCGGCACCATTGATGGTGCATCCAAGGCCAAGGTTATCAAAGCATGCTTATTGA